One part of the Chryseobacterium mulctrae genome encodes these proteins:
- a CDS encoding stage II sporulation protein M: MREVYFIKQNKEKWLGIEQVVQGKIKKNPDDLSSLYINLVNDLSFAQTYYPKSNTTVYLNHLSSQIFQKIYKTKRVEENRLVYFFKTEVPLIVYENRRYLIYSFLFFIFFMLIGVLSAIYDKDFANLILSESYVNMTIENIKEGNAVGVYQDGSTWGSTIGITFNNIIVGTKLYIYGIFGGLGTLYLLMQNSVMLGTFQYFFYEHGALGDSARGIWLHGTFEIFSMVVEGMCGLILGTSILFPKTLSRFNSFKNGFKNSFKIFLSTVPFTICAGIIEGYVTRHALNMPLSLNLFIIFGCLGIIGFYYFVYPHIVNRRIKNTINDAVL; encoded by the coding sequence ATGAGAGAGGTTTATTTCATTAAACAAAATAAAGAAAAATGGTTGGGAATTGAGCAGGTTGTTCAAGGGAAAATTAAAAAAAATCCTGATGACCTGTCTTCGTTGTATATCAACCTTGTCAACGATCTTTCTTTTGCCCAGACTTATTACCCCAAAAGCAATACAACTGTTTATCTTAACCATCTTTCGTCTCAGATTTTCCAAAAAATTTATAAAACTAAAAGAGTTGAAGAAAACAGACTTGTTTATTTCTTTAAAACAGAAGTTCCTTTGATTGTTTACGAAAACAGAAGATATTTAATCTACTCCTTTTTGTTCTTTATATTTTTTATGCTAATCGGCGTTCTTTCGGCAATTTATGATAAAGATTTTGCGAATCTTATTTTAAGTGAAAGCTATGTAAATATGACTATCGAAAACATCAAAGAAGGAAACGCAGTCGGTGTTTATCAGGATGGCTCAACTTGGGGAAGTACCATCGGAATTACTTTCAACAACATTATCGTTGGTACAAAATTATACATTTACGGGATTTTTGGCGGACTTGGAACGTTATATCTTCTGATGCAAAATTCTGTGATGTTAGGAACTTTTCAGTATTTTTTCTACGAACATGGAGCTTTAGGAGACAGCGCAAGAGGAATCTGGCTTCACGGAACATTTGAAATTTTCAGTATGGTGGTTGAAGGAATGTGTGGTCTAATTCTCGGAACATCTATTCTTTTCCCAAAAACACTTTCAAGATTTAATTCTTTTAAAAATGGATTTAAAAATTCATTCAAAATATTTTTAAGTACAGTTCCCTTTACCATTTGTGCCGGAATTATTGAAGGCTACGTAACAAGACATGCTTTAAACATGCCTTTGTCACTCAATCTTTTTATCATTTTTGGCTGTTTGGGAATTATTGGCTTTTATTATTTTGTTTATCCACATATTGTTAACCGGAGAATAAAAAACACAATCAATGATGCAGTTTTATAA
- a CDS encoding AAA family ATPase, producing MIELRENLNKVKTEIAKVIVGQENMVEHLLAALLSNGHVLIEGVPGVAKTITAKLLAKTIDVDFSRIQFTPDLMPSDILGTSIFSMKNSEFEFKKGPIFSSFILIDEINRSPAKTQAALFEVMEEKQITIDGTRYEMDEPFLVVATQNPIEHEGTYRLPEAQLDRFLFKINVGYPNLEQEVAIIKNQHDNRLEDKTEAVNKVITAQQLNNYQKLVKEIIVESQLIEYIAKIIINTRENQFLYLGASPRASLALLTASKAFAALRGRDFVTPEDIKEASYAVLRHRVIVSPEREMEGLTADEIIRQILEGIEIPR from the coding sequence ATGATTGAGCTTCGTGAAAATTTAAATAAAGTAAAAACGGAGATTGCAAAAGTAATCGTCGGTCAGGAAAATATGGTTGAACATCTTTTAGCAGCTTTACTTTCTAACGGACACGTTTTAATTGAAGGCGTTCCGGGAGTAGCAAAGACTATTACGGCAAAATTATTGGCGAAAACTATTGATGTAGATTTTAGCAGAATACAGTTTACACCGGATTTGATGCCTTCCGATATTTTAGGAACGTCAATTTTCAGCATGAAAAATTCTGAATTTGAATTTAAAAAAGGACCAATTTTCTCAAGCTTTATTTTGATTGACGAAATTAACCGTTCACCTGCAAAAACGCAAGCGGCCTTGTTTGAGGTAATGGAGGAGAAGCAAATTACAATTGACGGAACCCGTTACGAAATGGATGAACCTTTCCTTGTTGTTGCTACTCAAAACCCAATCGAGCACGAAGGAACTTACCGACTTCCGGAAGCTCAGCTTGACCGATTTTTATTTAAAATTAATGTAGGTTATCCGAATTTGGAACAGGAAGTTGCAATTATAAAGAATCAACATGACAACAGACTTGAAGATAAGACTGAAGCGGTAAACAAAGTGATTACGGCACAACAGTTAAATAATTATCAGAAATTGGTAAAAGAAATCATTGTTGAATCTCAACTGATTGAATATATTGCTAAAATTATCATCAATACAAGAGAAAATCAATTTTTGTATTTGGGAGCTTCACCAAGAGCAAGTTTAGCATTATTAACGGCTTCAAAAGCTTTTGCAGCATTGAGAGGCAGAGACTTTGTAACGCCGGAAGATATTAAAGAAGCAAGTTATGCCGTGTTAAGACACAGAGTAATCGTTTCGCCGGAAAGAGAAATGGAAGGTTTGACAGCCGATGAAATCATCAGACAGATCTTGGAAGGAATAGAGATTCCTAGGTAA
- a CDS encoding RDD family protein — MSQIAINTSQNVNINFITASIGERMVAYIIDLLIKVAYLVAIFYLFFNIFNLGYILDGLDSWSQNAVYIVLTLPVALYPLVLESLMEGQTPGKKVMKIRVVKIDGYQASFGDYLIRWVFRLIDTTFAGIVGLVSMIVSKNNQRLGDMASGTAVISLKNNINISHTILENINPDYIPTFSQVIGLSDNDMRIIKDNYLKALRIDDRQVITKLSDKIKSILKLEVDPTKMTERQFIGIIIKDYNYYTGKDI; from the coding sequence ATGTCTCAAATTGCGATTAATACCTCCCAAAATGTAAATATTAATTTTATCACGGCAAGTATCGGAGAACGAATGGTAGCGTACATTATCGATCTTCTCATTAAGGTGGCTTATCTTGTGGCAATCTTCTATTTGTTTTTCAATATTTTCAATTTAGGATATATTTTAGATGGTTTAGATTCATGGTCTCAAAACGCAGTTTATATTGTTCTCACATTACCTGTTGCTCTTTACCCACTTGTTTTGGAAAGCCTGATGGAAGGACAAACTCCCGGAAAAAAAGTAATGAAAATACGTGTGGTAAAAATTGACGGTTACCAAGCAAGTTTTGGAGATTATCTGATCAGATGGGTTTTCAGATTAATCGACACAACTTTTGCAGGAATTGTAGGTTTAGTTTCTATGATTGTTTCTAAAAATAATCAGCGATTAGGAGACATGGCTTCGGGAACAGCGGTGATTTCACTTAAAAACAATATCAATATTTCTCATACAATTCTTGAAAACATCAATCCCGACTACATTCCCACTTTTTCACAGGTAATCGGATTAAGTGATAACGATATGAGAATTATAAAAGATAATTACTTAAAAGCTCTGAGAATTGACGACAGACAAGTTATTACAAAACTTTCAGACAAAATAAAAAGCATTCTCAAACTGGAAGTAGATCCTACAAAAATGACCGAAAGACAGTTTATCGGAATTATTATTAAAGATTACAATTACTATACAGGGAAAGATATTTAG
- a CDS encoding DUF4350 domain-containing protein encodes MNKTFKIYAVIFIIVMVILALLEVNKKEVTDWRKNYDVNQKSPFGLFVFNKEVKDLFKNNLTKLDVAPYDYYTEKDKKPHNILIVESEMDQESWNKILDEVSKGSDAMIIANRLPKNISDTIGFYGSKISYEDQNVLKLTDKKYQNDFIKLDKFPSGRGFSYVKPNVQVLGKTVEENNKDQANFIKAPFGKGTIYVHCEPLFLTNYYLLQSGNVRYAQSVFSYLKDRETLWFVESNTKESRSLLRFILSNPALKYAWWVFLGGLVLFIFFNVKRKQRIVPIIEPLKNTSAEFVKSIGNLYLQEGDFHDMMAKKAQYFLNKVRLDLLIDTQNLDEEFAKKLQLKTGKSTEMVNEAIILIKKAQDPYASVIKEDLARINSLLDEILK; translated from the coding sequence ATGAATAAAACTTTCAAAATATATGCTGTTATTTTCATCATTGTTATGGTGATTTTGGCATTGCTTGAAGTGAATAAAAAGGAAGTTACAGACTGGCGAAAAAACTATGATGTCAATCAAAAATCACCTTTCGGGCTTTTTGTTTTTAATAAAGAAGTAAAAGATTTGTTTAAAAACAATCTTACGAAGCTTGATGTTGCACCTTACGATTATTACACCGAAAAAGATAAGAAACCACACAATATTCTCATCGTAGAAAGCGAAATGGATCAGGAATCATGGAATAAAATTTTAGATGAGGTTTCCAAAGGTTCAGATGCGATGATAATTGCGAATCGACTTCCAAAAAATATTTCAGATACGATTGGTTTTTACGGTTCAAAAATTTCTTATGAAGACCAGAATGTTCTGAAACTGACCGACAAAAAATATCAGAATGATTTTATTAAATTAGATAAATTTCCCTCAGGAAGAGGTTTTTCTTACGTTAAACCGAATGTTCAGGTTTTAGGAAAAACGGTTGAAGAAAACAATAAAGATCAGGCAAATTTCATCAAAGCACCATTTGGAAAAGGGACAATTTATGTGCATTGCGAACCGCTTTTTTTAACGAATTATTATCTTTTGCAATCAGGAAATGTAAGATATGCGCAAAGTGTTTTTTCATATTTGAAAGACAGAGAAACGTTATGGTTTGTAGAAAGCAATACAAAAGAATCTCGTTCATTATTGCGTTTTATTCTTTCTAATCCGGCTTTAAAATATGCTTGGTGGGTATTTTTAGGAGGATTGGTTTTATTTATATTTTTTAATGTAAAAAGAAAACAACGAATCGTTCCAATTATTGAACCGCTGAAAAATACTTCTGCAGAGTTTGTGAAAAGTATTGGTAATCTTTACTTACAGGAAGGTGATTTCCATGATATGATGGCAAAAAAAGCTCAATATTTTTTAAATAAAGTAAGGCTGGATCTTCTCATTGATACTCAAAATCTGGATGAAGAATTTGCCAAAAAACTCCAACTAAAAACCGGAAAATCAACAGAAATGGTTAATGAGGCAATCATTCTGATTAAAAAAGCACAAGATCCTTATGCAAGTGTAATAAAAGAAGATTTGGCGAGAATAAACAGTCTTTTGGATGAAATTTTAAAATGA
- a CDS encoding UDP-2,3-diacylglucosamine diphosphatase, with protein sequence MKRNVELVIISDVHLGTYGCKAKELLRYLNSIQPKTLVLNGDIIDIWQFKKSYFPKPHLKVIKKIISFATKNTDVYYITGNHDEMFRKFTDFELGKLKVCNKLCLEINDKKTWIFHGDVFDASVQHSKWIAKLGGKGYDLLIVINNVVNWFLEKMGREKYSFSKKIKRNVKKAVKYIGDFELTASELAIDNGYDYVVCGHIHQPQMREVSNKKGSCTYLNSGDWIENLSALEFNQNEWTIFHYEDHKHLLKDDESEEIQDINNSDLLKIVTQFT encoded by the coding sequence TTGAAAAGAAACGTTGAACTTGTTATCATTTCGGATGTACATTTGGGAACTTACGGATGTAAGGCCAAAGAACTTCTACGGTATCTAAATTCTATTCAACCGAAAACGTTAGTTTTAAATGGTGATATCATTGATATTTGGCAGTTTAAAAAGTCTTACTTTCCTAAACCTCATTTGAAGGTGATCAAAAAGATCATTTCATTCGCTACAAAAAATACAGATGTCTATTATATTACCGGTAATCATGATGAAATGTTCAGAAAGTTTACCGATTTCGAATTGGGCAAACTCAAAGTTTGCAACAAACTCTGCTTGGAAATTAATGATAAAAAAACATGGATCTTTCATGGCGATGTTTTTGATGCATCAGTACAGCATTCAAAATGGATTGCTAAACTTGGAGGAAAAGGTTATGATCTTTTAATTGTCATCAATAATGTTGTGAATTGGTTTTTAGAAAAAATGGGTAGAGAAAAATATTCATTTTCAAAAAAAATTAAAAGGAATGTAAAAAAAGCGGTAAAGTATATTGGTGATTTTGAATTAACAGCTTCCGAACTTGCTATTGATAATGGATACGATTATGTAGTTTGTGGCCATATTCATCAGCCTCAAATGCGTGAAGTTTCCAATAAAAAGGGTTCTTGTACTTATCTCAATTCCGGAGATTGGATCGAAAATTTATCTGCCCTCGAATTTAATCAGAACGAATGGACAATCTTTCATTATGAAGATCACAAACATTTGCTGAAAGATGATGAATCTGAGGAAATTCAGGATATCAATAATTCAGATCTTTTGAAAATTGTAACTCAATTTACGTAG
- a CDS encoding DUF4013 domain-containing protein, whose amino-acid sequence MMQFYKKRDFGAFISDSFTFFKLYGKNYFRNYILLNGLLLILLVAVFIFGYRELFMQIFGSNMSGESYYFESYFEDNIGMFIVVGLLTFLLFLIMIIVNYLFPVFYLKRLAEGEVKIKTDDILGDFKKNAGKIGKLCLGMIFVVTPLSLIVMGISYAMILIVIGFFLILLVYPVLFNVVTFLMYDYFNSKRGFFESLSYSIRSQFSYTNGRERSPFWKYWGSTVVISIILYVITTIFTAVPMIFFMLKITTTEPDANFEQNPFAGSFGIMMFVTYGISLLVSFFLSNMLYVNSGLMYYDSRRDFHQKVELEEIETIGINE is encoded by the coding sequence ATGATGCAGTTTTATAAAAAAAGAGATTTCGGAGCATTTATCAGCGACAGTTTTACCTTTTTCAAATTATACGGTAAAAACTATTTCAGAAATTATATTCTGCTGAATGGGCTTTTGCTTATTCTGTTGGTTGCTGTATTTATTTTTGGTTACAGAGAATTGTTTATGCAGATTTTCGGTTCCAATATGAGTGGCGAAAGCTATTATTTCGAATCTTATTTTGAAGATAATATCGGAATGTTTATCGTAGTAGGATTGCTTACGTTCTTGCTTTTTTTAATCATGATTATTGTCAATTATCTCTTCCCTGTTTTTTATCTTAAAAGATTGGCGGAAGGAGAGGTGAAAATAAAAACCGATGATATTCTTGGTGATTTTAAGAAAAATGCAGGTAAAATAGGAAAGCTTTGTCTGGGTATGATTTTCGTTGTGACACCGCTCTCGCTTATTGTAATGGGAATTTCTTATGCGATGATATTAATTGTTATCGGGTTCTTTCTCATCTTATTAGTTTATCCGGTTCTATTTAATGTGGTCACCTTTTTAATGTACGATTACTTCAACAGCAAAAGAGGTTTTTTCGAAAGTTTAAGCTATTCTATACGATCTCAATTTTCTTACACGAATGGAAGAGAAAGATCTCCATTCTGGAAATATTGGGGTTCTACGGTTGTAATTTCAATTATTCTGTATGTAATTACGACCATTTTTACTGCAGTACCGATGATTTTTTTCATGCTGAAAATTACGACTACTGAGCCTGATGCAAATTTTGAACAAAATCCATTTGCCGGAAGTTTCGGAATAATGATGTTCGTAACGTATGGAATTTCTCTGTTGGTATCGTTCTTTTTGTCGAATATGCTGTATGTAAATTCAGGATTAATGTATTACGACAGCCGAAGAGATTTTCACCAGAAAGTAGAGTTGGAAGAAATAGAAACGATTGGGATTAATGAATAA
- a CDS encoding GNAT family N-acetyltransferase, whose product MKFENNKSGNGGVITINNEIKEVGRLTYTIFPEDNKLIISFVLVHPEFEGRGMGKFLVEEAIKFARESNWKVYPHCSYARAVMRRMNDVEDIFLQS is encoded by the coding sequence ATGAAATTCGAAAACAATAAATCCGGAAACGGCGGAGTCATTACAATCAACAATGAAATCAAAGAAGTTGGAAGATTGACTTATACTATTTTCCCCGAAGACAATAAATTGATTATTTCTTTTGTACTGGTTCATCCCGAATTTGAAGGTCGCGGAATGGGAAAATTTTTGGTAGAAGAAGCCATTAAATTTGCGAGAGAAAGCAATTGGAAAGTTTATCCGCATTGTTCTTACGCAAGAGCCGTGATGAGAAGAATGAATGATGTGGAAGATATTTTTTTACAAAGCTAA
- a CDS encoding DUF4129 domain-containing protein, whose protein sequence is MNKFLFFLLIFLNLGVLKSQEYEDDDFSEVYIEDSVVTSHYKNMYVADSVLKANPQTENTVFPKKFKENLPSRYKGNEFDYSTSKPRESFFDKLQRKLAQLLRSIFGETSLETSSQITGVVIRLFAIIVVGFLLYFIVKYLISTNGSFFFGKKNKKIEINEEELHENIHEINFPQSIAKFENDGDYRSAVRYQFLYILKKLSDKKLILWNPEKTNKDYVAELKAAHLKNEFYNLSYIFDYVWYGEFSIDEQSYGKFKNQFHGFKP, encoded by the coding sequence ATGAATAAATTTCTGTTTTTTTTACTGATTTTTCTGAATCTTGGGGTTTTAAAATCTCAGGAATATGAAGATGATGATTTTTCTGAAGTTTATATCGAAGACTCTGTGGTGACTTCGCATTACAAAAATATGTATGTTGCAGATTCTGTTTTAAAAGCGAATCCTCAAACCGAGAATACGGTTTTCCCAAAGAAGTTTAAAGAAAATCTGCCTTCAAGATACAAAGGAAATGAGTTTGATTATTCGACCTCAAAACCCAGAGAATCGTTTTTTGACAAACTTCAACGTAAGCTCGCTCAACTTCTTCGTAGTATTTTTGGGGAAACAAGTTTAGAAACTTCTTCACAGATTACAGGTGTTGTTATCCGCCTTTTTGCCATCATCGTAGTTGGATTTTTACTTTATTTTATCGTTAAATATTTAATCAGCACCAATGGAAGTTTCTTTTTCGGTAAAAAGAATAAAAAAATTGAAATCAACGAAGAAGAACTTCATGAAAATATTCACGAAATCAACTTCCCTCAAAGTATTGCTAAGTTTGAAAATGACGGAGATTACCGTTCTGCGGTTCGTTATCAGTTTTTATACATTCTTAAAAAATTAAGCGATAAAAAACTCATCCTTTGGAATCCCGAAAAAACAAATAAAGATTACGTTGCCGAATTAAAAGCTGCACATCTTAAAAATGAATTTTACAACCTTTCCTATATTTTCGATTATGTTTGGTATGGCGAGTTCAGTATTGATGAGCAAAGCTATGGTAAATTTAAAAACCAGTTTCACGGATTCAAACCTTAA
- a CDS encoding DUF58 domain-containing protein, with the protein MKNLYINTRFFFALIGVGMLYVLAFFFPFFMILGHGFLLLIFLTAFVDYLLVFRQKDAVLAQRILPEKLSNGDENAVKVDIKNNYSFKINVKVIDEIPFQFQKRDFLIRKEIQSGKNTLFQYFLEPKERGEYNFGALNIYASSPIGFISKRFIFQKDTSLASYPSFVHLRKYELMALQNEFLLGGIKKIRKLGHTMEFEQIKEYVPGDDVRTINWKATSKTNRLMVNQFQDEKSQRIFMLIDKGRTMKMPFNGLSLLDYSINATMALSHIILKKSDRAGMMTFSKKAENKVAAENKSGQLRKISEALYNIKTDFFESDFNRLYQDVKYSINQRSLVLLFTNFETLDGLNRQMKYLRGMAKNHLLVVVFFKNTEIQKLMNTHPESMQGIYDEIIAEKFEFEKKLIIQELRKYGIYSVYTLPENLNIDVINKYLEIKARGIL; encoded by the coding sequence TTGAAGAATCTATACATCAATACACGCTTTTTTTTCGCACTCATCGGTGTAGGAATGCTCTATGTTTTAGCGTTTTTCTTTCCGTTTTTTATGATTTTGGGACATGGATTTTTATTATTGATTTTCCTTACTGCTTTTGTTGATTATTTGCTTGTTTTCAGACAGAAAGATGCTGTTTTAGCACAAAGAATTTTACCTGAAAAATTATCAAATGGTGATGAAAATGCAGTGAAAGTTGATATCAAAAATAATTATAGTTTTAAAATTAATGTAAAGGTGATTGATGAAATTCCTTTTCAGTTTCAGAAGAGAGATTTTTTGATAAGAAAAGAAATTCAGTCAGGAAAAAATACATTATTTCAATATTTTTTAGAACCAAAAGAACGTGGGGAATATAATTTTGGAGCTTTAAATATTTATGCTTCGTCACCGATTGGTTTCATTTCAAAAAGATTTATATTTCAGAAAGATACTTCTTTAGCTTCTTATCCCTCGTTTGTTCACTTAAGAAAATATGAACTGATGGCACTTCAGAACGAATTTTTATTAGGCGGAATCAAAAAAATCAGGAAACTGGGACACACAATGGAATTTGAGCAGATCAAAGAATATGTTCCCGGTGATGATGTGAGAACGATTAACTGGAAAGCTACCTCAAAGACCAATCGTTTGATGGTGAATCAGTTTCAGGACGAAAAATCGCAACGTATTTTTATGTTGATTGATAAAGGAAGAACGATGAAAATGCCTTTCAACGGCTTAAGTCTTCTTGATTATTCTATTAATGCGACAATGGCTTTGTCTCATATTATTCTGAAAAAAAGTGACCGAGCTGGAATGATGACATTTTCTAAAAAAGCTGAAAATAAAGTTGCTGCCGAAAATAAATCAGGACAATTAAGAAAAATTTCCGAAGCTTTATATAACATTAAAACCGATTTTTTTGAAAGCGATTTCAACAGACTGTATCAGGATGTAAAATACTCCATTAATCAGAGAAGTCTGGTTTTGCTTTTTACCAATTTTGAAACTTTGGATGGTCTAAACAGACAGATGAAATATCTGAGAGGAATGGCCAAAAACCATTTGCTGGTTGTGGTTTTCTTTAAAAATACAGAAATACAGAAACTGATGAATACCCATCCTGAAAGTATGCAGGGAATTTATGACGAAATCATTGCCGAAAAGTTTGAGTTTGAAAAGAAACTCATCATTCAGGAATTAAGAAAATACGGAATTTACTCAGTCTACACACTTCCCGAAAATCTGAATATTGACGTGATTAATAAATATCTTGAAATAAAAGCAAGAGGGATTTTGTAG
- a CDS encoding OsmC family protein, with protein sequence MKITLNRINDDFLFECTNAQGNSILLDNTSQPGAKGVSPMESVLMAVAGCSGIDVVSILKKQRQEITGFQAEVEGERIPVDDAKPFKSIMVKFLLEGNIDPKKALKASELSFEKYCSVSKTLEPNVEIGYEVFVNGEKVEQ encoded by the coding sequence ATGAAAATTACTTTAAACAGAATAAACGACGATTTTTTATTTGAATGTACCAATGCTCAGGGAAATTCAATTTTATTAGATAATACCTCTCAACCGGGAGCAAAAGGAGTTTCTCCTATGGAAAGTGTTTTGATGGCGGTTGCAGGATGCAGCGGAATTGACGTAGTTTCAATTTTGAAAAAACAAAGACAGGAAATTACAGGATTCCAAGCTGAAGTTGAAGGGGAAAGAATTCCTGTGGATGATGCAAAACCATTCAAATCAATTATGGTAAAGTTTTTATTGGAAGGAAATATTGATCCTAAAAAAGCCTTGAAAGCATCCGAATTATCTTTCGAAAAATACTGTTCGGTTTCAAAAACTTTAGAGCCTAATGTAGAAATCGGGTATGAAGTTTTTGTAAACGGAGAGAAAGTTGAGCAATAG
- a CDS encoding glycosyltransferase family protein — MKILYAFQGTGNGHVARAQEIIPILKKYASVDTLISGHQSQLKADFPINFQHKGISLLYNKTGGISYKKILFENNFLEAFKTIKQIDLSKYDLIINDYEPLTGWACKTKNLNMIELSHQASMSFKETPKPLKKDFFGELILKFYVPSERKIGFHFENYHPQIKKPVIRRKIRNLNPDKKGFYVVYLPSFSDENIIKVLSEIPVEWKVFSKHSKLQRKEKNVEIFPIDEIQYLKYFENCDGILCNAGFETPAEALFMDKKLFVIPIHNQYEQECNACALDKMGIPNSKILDVEEIKNWVASDLHFQVNYPDDIEDILLKEVLAL, encoded by the coding sequence ATGAAGATTTTGTATGCATTTCAGGGAACAGGAAACGGTCATGTTGCTCGTGCGCAGGAAATTATTCCTATTCTTAAAAAATATGCATCTGTTGATACTTTGATCAGTGGTCACCAATCTCAATTAAAAGCTGATTTTCCCATTAACTTTCAACATAAAGGTATTTCTCTGCTTTATAATAAAACGGGCGGAATTTCCTATAAAAAAATCCTTTTTGAAAATAATTTTCTCGAAGCTTTTAAAACCATCAAGCAAATCGATTTAAGCAAATACGATTTGATTATCAATGATTATGAGCCTTTGACAGGTTGGGCGTGTAAAACTAAAAATTTAAATATGATTGAGCTGAGTCATCAGGCTTCAATGAGTTTTAAAGAAACCCCAAAACCTTTAAAAAAAGATTTTTTCGGAGAGTTGATTTTAAAATTTTATGTTCCAAGCGAAAGAAAAATAGGTTTTCATTTTGAAAATTATCATCCGCAAATTAAAAAACCGGTTATCAGAAGAAAAATCAGAAACCTGAATCCGGATAAAAAAGGATTTTATGTGGTGTATCTTCCTAGTTTTTCTGACGAAAATATTATTAAAGTTTTAAGTGAAATTCCTGTAGAATGGAAAGTTTTTTCCAAACACAGTAAACTTCAGAGAAAGGAGAAAAATGTTGAGATTTTCCCAATTGATGAAATTCAATATTTAAAATATTTCGAAAATTGTGACGGAATTTTATGTAATGCAGGATTTGAAACTCCCGCTGAAGCACTTTTTATGGATAAAAAACTATTTGTAATTCCCATTCATAATCAATATGAACAGGAATGTAATGCATGTGCTTTAGACAAAATGGGAATTCCGAATTCTAAAATTTTAGATGTAGAAGAAATTAAAAACTGGGTCGCTTCAGATCTTCATTTTCAAGTAAATTATCCCGATGATATTGAAGATATTCTTCTGAAAGAAGTTTTAGCTTTGTAA